The Deltaproteobacteria bacterium genome contains a region encoding:
- a CDS encoding Crp/Fnr family transcriptional regulator, with product MPGADALEALRAIPLFSHVADSDLDQIASHLIERRYPRNTTIVEEGLPGDYMYIVREGRVKVTKLSEDGREKILAFFEPGHFVGEMALLDRAPRSASVKALTPVRVLALSRADFTGLIRKSPDLAIAVIRELSWRLRAVNDQASALSFQRVKDRTKGLLVRLAKDEGPDKNHVMTPVLTHQQIADMIGTSRETVTRVVKDLKAAGWLGQEGKRYVVSRDAAESAEVD from the coding sequence ATGCCCGGAGCCGACGCACTCGAAGCCCTGCGCGCGATCCCGCTGTTCTCGCACGTGGCCGACTCGGATCTGGACCAGATCGCTTCGCACCTGATCGAGCGGCGCTACCCGCGCAACACGACGATCGTCGAAGAGGGCCTGCCCGGCGACTACATGTACATCGTCCGCGAAGGCCGCGTGAAGGTGACCAAGCTCAGCGAAGACGGGCGCGAGAAGATCCTCGCGTTCTTCGAGCCCGGTCACTTCGTCGGTGAGATGGCGCTGCTCGACCGCGCGCCGCGCTCGGCTTCGGTGAAGGCGCTCACGCCCGTGCGCGTGCTCGCGCTTTCGCGCGCCGACTTCACCGGCTTGATTCGCAAGAGCCCGGACCTCGCGATCGCCGTGATTCGCGAGCTGTCATGGCGGCTGCGCGCCGTGAACGACCAGGCCAGCGCGCTCTCGTTCCAGCGCGTGAAGGATCGCACCAAGGGCCTGCTCGTGCGGCTCGCGAAGGACGAGGGGCCGGACAAGAACCACGTCATGACTCCCGTGCTCACGCACCAGCAGATCGCCGACATGATCGGCACGTCGCGCGAGACGGTGACGCGCGTGGTGAAGGACCTAAAGGCGGCGGGGTGGCTCGGCCAAGAGGGCAAGCGCTACGTCGTGTCGCGCGATGCGGCGGAGAGTGCCGAGGTCGACTGA
- the gmd gene encoding GDP-mannose 4,6-dehydratase: protein MSAGVALITGITGQDGSYLAESLLAKGYAVHGVVRRSSTENFERIAHLAGRVQLHQADLLDQSSLLAVMSSVRPREVYNLAAQSFVPTSWSQPTLTGEFTALGVTRMLEALKLVDANMRFYQASSSEMFGKVRETPQNELTPFYPRSPYGVAKVFGHHITVNYRESFGLYAVSGILFNHESPRRGREFVTRKISEAVARIKLGLQDELALGNLDARRDWGFAPEYVDAMWRMLQQEEPEDFVIGTGETHSPREFVEIAFAHVGLDPADFVRVDAQFMRPAEVDLLLADPRKAHHKLGWKAQTPFADLVKIMLDADMEAQERASGRRRGGAGTR from the coding sequence ATGAGCGCAGGCGTCGCGCTGATCACGGGCATCACTGGGCAGGACGGTTCGTACCTCGCCGAGTCGTTGTTGGCGAAGGGCTACGCCGTGCACGGCGTCGTGCGCCGCTCCAGCACCGAGAACTTCGAGCGCATCGCGCACCTCGCCGGCCGCGTGCAGCTGCATCAAGCGGACCTGCTCGATCAGAGCTCGCTGCTCGCGGTGATGTCCAGCGTCCGCCCGCGCGAGGTCTACAACCTCGCGGCGCAGTCGTTCGTGCCGACGTCGTGGTCGCAGCCGACGCTCACCGGCGAGTTCACCGCGCTCGGCGTGACGCGCATGCTGGAGGCGCTGAAGCTCGTCGACGCGAACATGCGCTTCTACCAAGCATCGAGCAGCGAGATGTTCGGCAAGGTGCGCGAGACGCCGCAGAACGAGCTCACCCCGTTCTACCCGCGCAGCCCCTACGGCGTCGCGAAAGTGTTCGGCCACCACATCACGGTGAACTACCGCGAGAGCTTCGGCCTCTACGCCGTGTCGGGGATTCTCTTCAACCACGAGTCGCCGAGGCGCGGACGCGAGTTCGTGACGCGCAAAATCAGCGAGGCGGTGGCGCGCATCAAGCTCGGCCTTCAAGACGAGCTCGCGCTCGGCAACCTCGACGCGCGCCGCGACTGGGGCTTCGCGCCGGAGTACGTGGACGCGATGTGGCGAATGCTCCAGCAGGAGGAGCCGGAGGATTTCGTGATCGGCACGGGCGAGACGCACTCGCCGCGCGAGTTCGTGGAGATCGCGTTCGCGCACGTGGGCCTCGACCCCGCGGACTTCGTGCGCGTGGATGCGCAGTTCATGCGCCCCGCCGAAGTGGACTTGCTGCTCGCCGATCCGCGCAAAGCGCACCACAAGCTGGGATGGAAGGCGCAGACGCCGTTCGCGGATCTCGTGAAGATCATGCTGGACGCCGATATGGAGGCGCAGGAACGAGCCAGCGGCCGGCGCCGCGGGGGGGCCGGAACGCGATGA
- the wecB gene encoding UDP-N-acetylglucosamine 2-epimerase (non-hydrolyzing): MQARKFRVVAVAGARPNFMKVAPLLRALGGSGRFASFLVHTGQHYDEAMSESFFRELGIARPDVNLGVGSGSHAAMTAEVLRQIEPILVEQEPDALLVVGDVNSTLAAALAASKLGVRIAHVEAGLRSGDRAMPEEINRVLTDAISDWLFVTEPAGRENLLREGVAPERIHLVGNVMIDTLVANLARAREQGTLARLGLRANEYVALTLHRPSNVDDPAQLSALFAVFEELQRELPVVFPVHPRTRAVIERQLGGRAPALRLTEPLGYLDFLALMADARFVLTDSGGVQEETTALGVPCLTMRANTERPITVAEGTNVLAGTDPAVIRTEIHKLQAGETKRGRVPALWDGHAAERIAGILARELERTA, from the coding sequence ATGCAGGCCAGGAAGTTCCGAGTGGTCGCCGTGGCCGGCGCGCGCCCCAATTTCATGAAGGTGGCGCCGCTGCTGCGCGCGCTGGGCGGCTCCGGACGCTTCGCGAGCTTCCTCGTCCACACGGGCCAGCACTACGACGAGGCGATGTCCGAGAGCTTCTTCCGCGAGCTCGGCATCGCCCGGCCCGACGTGAACCTCGGCGTCGGTTCGGGCTCCCATGCGGCGATGACCGCCGAGGTGCTGCGCCAGATCGAGCCGATCCTGGTCGAGCAGGAGCCCGACGCACTGCTCGTCGTCGGGGACGTGAACTCGACGCTCGCCGCCGCGCTCGCCGCCTCGAAGCTGGGGGTGCGCATCGCGCACGTCGAAGCTGGGCTGCGCTCGGGCGACCGCGCGATGCCGGAAGAGATCAACCGCGTGCTCACCGACGCGATCAGCGACTGGCTGTTCGTGACCGAGCCCGCCGGGCGCGAGAACTTGCTGCGCGAAGGCGTCGCCCCGGAGCGCATCCATCTCGTCGGCAACGTCATGATCGACACGCTGGTCGCGAACCTCGCGCGCGCGCGCGAGCAGGGCACGCTGGCACGCCTCGGGCTGCGCGCGAACGAGTACGTCGCGCTCACGCTGCACCGGCCGAGCAACGTCGACGATCCCGCGCAGCTGAGCGCCCTGTTCGCGGTGTTCGAGGAACTGCAGCGCGAGCTCCCCGTCGTGTTCCCGGTGCACCCGCGCACGCGCGCCGTGATCGAGCGGCAGCTCGGCGGCAGAGCGCCGGCACTGCGCCTCACCGAGCCGCTCGGCTACCTCGACTTTCTTGCGCTGATGGCCGACGCGCGCTTCGTGCTCACGGACTCGGGCGGTGTGCAGGAAGAGACCACGGCGCTCGGCGTGCCGTGCCTCACGATGCGCGCCAACACGGAGCGACCCATCACGGTCGCCGAGGGCACCAACGTTCTGGCGGGAACGGATCCCGCGGTGATTCGCACCGAGATTCACAAGCTGCAGGCGGGTGAGACCAAACGCGGGCGCGTTCCCGCGCTGTGGGACGGACACGCGGCGGAGCGCATCGCGGGCATTCTCGCGCGCGAGCTGGAGCGAACGGCATGA
- a CDS encoding UDP-glucose/GDP-mannose dehydrogenase family protein, whose product MNVCVIGTGYVGLVTGACFAEFGVSVICADKDASKIESLQQGKIPIYEPGLESLVARNVEQGRLSFTTETADAIKASLVVFIAVQTPTLEGGGTDLRAVEGVAREIGRALNGYKVVVTKSTVPVGATQRVKELIKEELEAAGRDESFSVASNPEFLREGAAIGDFMRPDRVVIGAEDDAARAILRDLYRPLYLNETPFVFTNVATSELTKYAANAFLATKISFINEFANLCEAVGGDVQALARGIGLDGRIGKKFLHAGPGFGGSCFPKDTKAAAHFARALGSSLEIVEATVKVNEAQRARMVDKIESALGGLAGKTVALLGLSFKPETDDMRDAPSIDIARGLAARGAALRAFDPVAMRAAEPHLPGVTLCKDAYQACEGADAVVVITEWNQFRLLDLERVRASLRRPVLIDLRNVYEPEQMRKAGFEYSSVGR is encoded by the coding sequence ATGAACGTGTGCGTGATCGGAACCGGCTACGTCGGCCTCGTGACGGGCGCCTGCTTCGCCGAGTTCGGCGTGAGCGTGATCTGCGCCGACAAGGACGCGAGCAAGATCGAGTCGCTGCAGCAGGGCAAGATCCCGATCTACGAGCCGGGCCTCGAGTCGCTCGTCGCGCGCAACGTCGAGCAGGGCCGGCTCTCGTTCACCACCGAGACCGCCGACGCGATCAAAGCCTCGCTGGTCGTGTTCATCGCCGTGCAGACGCCGACGCTCGAAGGCGGCGGCACCGACCTGCGCGCGGTCGAAGGCGTCGCGCGCGAGATCGGGCGCGCGCTGAACGGCTACAAGGTCGTGGTCACGAAGAGCACGGTGCCGGTGGGCGCCACGCAGCGCGTGAAGGAGCTGATCAAGGAAGAGCTCGAGGCTGCCGGGCGCGACGAGAGCTTCAGCGTCGCCTCGAACCCGGAGTTCCTGCGCGAGGGCGCGGCGATCGGCGACTTCATGCGCCCCGATCGCGTCGTGATCGGCGCCGAGGACGACGCGGCGCGCGCGATCCTGCGCGACCTGTATCGCCCGCTCTACCTCAACGAGACGCCCTTCGTGTTCACGAACGTGGCGACGAGCGAGCTCACCAAGTACGCGGCCAATGCGTTCCTGGCGACGAAGATCTCGTTCATCAACGAGTTCGCGAACCTGTGCGAGGCCGTCGGCGGCGACGTGCAGGCGCTCGCGCGCGGCATCGGCCTCGACGGGCGCATCGGCAAGAAGTTCCTGCACGCGGGCCCCGGCTTCGGCGGCTCGTGCTTCCCGAAGGACACGAAGGCGGCGGCGCACTTCGCGCGCGCGCTCGGCAGCTCGCTCGAGATCGTCGAGGCGACCGTGAAGGTGAACGAGGCGCAGCGCGCGCGCATGGTGGACAAGATCGAGAGCGCGCTGGGCGGGCTCGCGGGCAAGACCGTCGCGTTGTTGGGGCTCTCGTTCAAACCCGAGACCGACGACATGCGCGACGCGCCCTCGATCGACATCGCGCGCGGGCTCGCCGCGCGCGGCGCCGCGCTGCGCGCGTTCGATCCCGTGGCGATGCGCGCCGCGGAGCCGCATCTGCCGGGCGTCACGCTCTGCAAGGACGCTTATCAGGCCTGCGAGGGCGCCGACGCGGTCGTCGTGATCACGGAGTGGAACCAGTTCCGCCTGCTCGACCTCGAGCGCGTGCGCGCTTCGCTGCGGCGGCCCGTGCTGATCGACCTACGCAACGTGTACGAGCCCGAGCAGATGCGCAAAGCCGGCTTCGAGTACAGCAGCGTCGGGCGCTAG
- a CDS encoding mannose-1-phosphate guanylyltransferase yields MAIPIHAVVLAGGAGTRFWPLSREARPKPLLRVAGAGSLLADAVARARRVASPGCVWLVCGREHVEVVRREAGIAKSRTLVEPAMRNTAAAIGLAAARIAAESPQAVMVVLPADHRVPRAGAFAAAVRKAARAASREGALVTLGVRPTRAETGYGYIRLGDAAGASHPGLHRVARFVEKPDATTAERFLASGDHLWNSGMFVWRAGSLLAELAQHAPEIARALAPVAALPAKAGSRAVGDAITRAYRRMPKAPIDTAVLERSANVWCLPVSFPWSDVGTWASLAQELGVNGAASSVIAGTAFTFDAPGNLIAAGDRPIVLLGVRGVAVIDAGDALLIANLERSGDVRNVVASLRKRGRRDLL; encoded by the coding sequence GTGGCGATCCCGATCCACGCCGTCGTGCTCGCGGGAGGAGCGGGCACGCGCTTCTGGCCGCTCTCGCGCGAGGCGCGGCCGAAGCCGCTGCTGCGCGTCGCGGGCGCGGGCAGCCTGCTCGCCGACGCCGTCGCGCGCGCGCGCCGCGTCGCGAGCCCGGGCTGCGTGTGGCTCGTGTGCGGGCGCGAGCACGTGGAGGTGGTGCGGCGCGAAGCCGGCATCGCGAAGTCGCGCACGCTGGTCGAGCCCGCGATGCGCAACACCGCGGCTGCGATCGGCCTCGCAGCGGCGCGCATCGCGGCGGAGTCGCCGCAAGCGGTGATGGTCGTGCTGCCCGCCGATCACCGCGTGCCGCGCGCGGGCGCGTTTGCGGCGGCGGTGCGCAAAGCAGCGCGCGCCGCATCGCGCGAGGGTGCGCTCGTCACGCTCGGCGTGCGCCCGACGCGCGCCGAGACCGGCTACGGCTACATCCGCCTCGGCGACGCCGCGGGCGCATCGCACCCTGGTCTGCACCGCGTCGCGCGCTTCGTCGAGAAGCCCGATGCAACGACGGCCGAGCGCTTTCTCGCGAGCGGCGATCACCTCTGGAACAGCGGGATGTTCGTGTGGCGCGCGGGTTCGCTGCTCGCGGAGCTTGCCCAGCACGCGCCCGAGATCGCGCGCGCGCTCGCGCCCGTCGCCGCGCTGCCCGCGAAAGCGGGGTCGCGTGCGGTCGGCGACGCGATCACGCGCGCCTACCGCCGCATGCCGAAGGCGCCCATCGACACCGCGGTGCTCGAGCGCAGCGCGAACGTGTGGTGCCTGCCGGTGAGCTTCCCCTGGAGCGACGTGGGCACGTGGGCCTCGCTCGCGCAGGAGCTCGGCGTGAACGGTGCCGCGAGTTCGGTGATCGCGGGCACAGCCTTCACCTTCGATGCACCGGGAAACTTGATCGCGGCGGGCGATCGGCCGATTGTGCTGCTCGGTGTTCGCGGAGTCGCGGTGATCGACGCAGGCGATGCGCTGCTCATCGCGAATCTCGAGCGCAGCGGCGACGTCCGAAACGTCGTCGCGAGCCTGCGCAAACGTGGGCGGCGCGATCTTCTGTAA
- a CDS encoding SDR family oxidoreductase, translated as MTQSALVTGGAGFIGSHLVDRLVREGWRVRVLDDFSSGREQNLAASRAHIELLKGDLCDDALAARAVAGVDVVFHEAAVPSVPRSVAEPVRTNRVNVAGTLGLLEAARQAGVRRFVFAASSSAYGNTEKLPKAEEMPPTPESPYALQKLAGEEYCRLYTKLYGFETVSLRYFNVFGPRQNPESEYAAVVPRFITACLAGRAPTIYGDGEQTRDFTFVGDVVEANWLAAHSAKAVGSVMNVAGGKRISLNELLRAIQSIAGTRLTAKHEPARAGDVKHSLASMARAEALLGFRPQTTLLDGLAVAVESYQGARS; from the coding sequence ATGACGCAGAGCGCACTCGTTACGGGCGGCGCAGGCTTCATCGGGAGCCACCTCGTCGACCGCCTCGTGCGCGAGGGCTGGCGCGTGCGCGTGCTCGACGACTTCTCGAGCGGACGCGAGCAGAATCTCGCCGCCTCACGCGCGCACATCGAGCTGCTGAAGGGCGACCTGTGCGACGACGCGCTCGCCGCGCGCGCGGTCGCCGGCGTCGACGTCGTGTTCCACGAAGCCGCGGTGCCGTCGGTGCCGCGCAGCGTGGCCGAGCCGGTGCGCACCAATCGCGTGAACGTCGCGGGCACGCTCGGCCTACTCGAAGCCGCGCGCCAAGCGGGCGTGCGCCGCTTCGTGTTCGCCGCCTCGTCTTCGGCGTACGGCAACACCGAGAAGCTCCCGAAGGCCGAGGAGATGCCGCCGACGCCGGAGTCTCCGTACGCGCTGCAGAAGCTCGCGGGCGAGGAGTACTGCCGGCTCTACACGAAGCTGTACGGCTTCGAGACGGTGTCGCTTCGCTACTTCAACGTCTTCGGGCCGCGCCAGAACCCCGAGAGCGAGTACGCGGCCGTGGTGCCGCGCTTCATCACGGCGTGTCTCGCGGGCCGCGCGCCAACGATCTACGGCGACGGCGAGCAGACGCGCGACTTCACCTTCGTCGGCGACGTGGTCGAGGCGAACTGGCTCGCGGCGCACAGCGCGAAGGCCGTGGGCAGCGTGATGAACGTGGCCGGAGGCAAGCGCATCAGCCTGAACGAGTTGCTACGGGCGATTCAGAGCATCGCAGGCACGCGCCTCACCGCGAAACACGAGCCGGCGCGCGCGGGCGACGTGAAGCACAGCCTCGCGAGCATGGCGCGCGCGGAGGCGCTGCTCGGCTTCCGCCCGCAGACGACGCTCCTCGACGGGCTCGCGGTCGCGGTCGAGAGTTATCAGGGAGCGCGCTCATGA
- a CDS encoding tetratricopeptide repeat protein: protein MTLSRLLPVFAALALFACQSDSERAAQHLSQGESLLKEDKFDEAVIEFKNATKLDPNNAASHYGLAKAHLGKKDGRSAYWELEETVRLDPANVQARIDHGEFLLLGRNEELEKAVASGELVINAEPKRWEGYALKGRALAGLGRHEEAGIAFAKGAEVAPDQAAVVLLWANHLRGAGKLAEAEAQYKKLAEMAPGFGTSAALGGFFAGVPGREADAEAAYRQALANAKPEEVVLATTVLSQFLGSLNRAAEAEQVIKDAIAKAPGSTELIYALAGFYAQQGRAADADAMIEQATQAAPDQHQPWLVLSAHRGKKGDLDGALEAAEKAIAIAPDDDLAKLRRAEVLVDIGARRSESAVLAQASAVVDAILAKNENHPEANFVKGKLELARNNLPAALAALRRTIERRPEMAQAYFLSGSAKFLSGDRAGARADAQEAIARAPGFLEAIMLLARSHAALGDHALAVEAGKRALALGGGSDLRIVIAQSLVQLGQIPDALEELEGIPEDERGLDANFAFGRVYLFQAAQLDAKSRRDGKEVTDPGRQAEAVATYARARAHLEAAAKDAPTHPEVLASLFVLDQRDGRVEQSLERVNAAAAAAPKDASLARLVGDIAARTGKLDVAEASFRRAIEIDPNQLESYGRLAGLYNATGRGAQVIKTYEDALARNPKSGELHLVLGILKEAQGGKQIDAAMAHYEEAIKLNGELAAAKNNLAYWLAERGQDLDRALDLAQEAKATLSKNPRTNPSSADTLGWVFYKKNLPEAAVNYLREAVSGFDPTIPSDAQTRPLVRHHLALALHALGDKAEAKNEWTLALSEYSALPKAPNAAEPAWVRDARAGLAAAGGA, encoded by the coding sequence ATGACGCTTTCACGACTTCTGCCCGTCTTCGCCGCGCTCGCGCTCTTCGCATGTCAGAGCGACTCGGAGCGCGCCGCCCAGCATCTCTCGCAAGGCGAGAGCCTGCTGAAGGAAGACAAGTTCGACGAGGCGGTGATCGAGTTCAAGAACGCCACCAAGCTCGATCCCAACAACGCGGCGAGTCATTACGGGCTCGCGAAGGCGCATCTCGGCAAGAAGGACGGACGCAGTGCGTACTGGGAGCTCGAGGAAACGGTGCGCCTCGATCCGGCGAACGTGCAGGCGCGCATCGATCACGGCGAGTTCTTGCTGCTCGGCCGCAACGAGGAGCTGGAGAAGGCCGTCGCGAGCGGCGAGCTCGTGATCAACGCGGAGCCGAAGCGCTGGGAGGGCTACGCGCTGAAGGGCCGGGCGCTCGCGGGCCTCGGCCGCCACGAGGAAGCCGGCATCGCATTCGCGAAGGGTGCGGAGGTCGCTCCGGACCAGGCGGCGGTGGTGCTGCTCTGGGCGAACCACCTGAGGGGCGCGGGCAAGCTCGCCGAGGCGGAAGCGCAGTACAAGAAGCTCGCCGAGATGGCGCCCGGCTTCGGCACCTCGGCTGCGCTCGGCGGCTTCTTCGCAGGAGTCCCCGGCCGCGAGGCGGACGCCGAAGCGGCCTACCGGCAGGCGCTCGCCAACGCGAAGCCCGAGGAGGTCGTGCTCGCGACGACCGTGCTCTCGCAGTTCCTCGGCTCACTGAATCGCGCGGCGGAAGCCGAGCAGGTCATCAAGGACGCGATCGCGAAGGCGCCCGGAAGCACCGAGCTGATCTATGCGCTCGCCGGCTTCTACGCGCAGCAGGGCCGCGCAGCGGACGCGGACGCGATGATCGAGCAGGCCACGCAAGCGGCGCCCGACCAGCATCAGCCCTGGCTCGTGCTTTCGGCGCATCGCGGCAAGAAGGGCGACCTCGACGGCGCGCTCGAAGCCGCCGAGAAGGCGATCGCGATCGCACCTGACGACGACCTCGCGAAGCTGCGCCGCGCCGAAGTGCTCGTCGACATCGGCGCGCGCCGGTCGGAGAGCGCCGTGCTCGCGCAGGCGAGCGCGGTGGTCGACGCGATTCTCGCGAAGAACGAGAACCACCCCGAAGCGAACTTCGTGAAGGGCAAGCTCGAGCTCGCCCGCAACAACTTGCCCGCGGCGCTCGCGGCGCTGCGGCGCACGATCGAGCGGCGCCCGGAGATGGCGCAGGCCTACTTCCTCTCGGGCTCGGCGAAGTTCCTGTCGGGCGATCGCGCCGGCGCACGCGCCGACGCGCAGGAGGCGATCGCGCGCGCTCCGGGCTTCCTCGAAGCGATCATGCTGCTCGCGCGCTCGCACGCCGCGCTCGGCGACCACGCGCTCGCGGTCGAGGCCGGCAAGCGCGCGCTCGCCCTCGGAGGCGGCTCGGACCTGCGCATCGTGATCGCGCAGAGCCTCGTGCAGCTCGGCCAGATTCCCGACGCGCTCGAGGAGCTCGAGGGGATTCCGGAGGACGAGCGCGGCCTCGATGCAAACTTCGCGTTCGGACGCGTGTATCTGTTCCAGGCCGCGCAGCTCGACGCGAAGTCGCGGCGCGATGGGAAGGAAGTGACGGACCCGGGTCGCCAGGCCGAAGCAGTGGCGACTTACGCGCGCGCGCGTGCGCACCTCGAAGCCGCCGCGAAGGACGCGCCGACTCACCCTGAGGTGCTCGCCTCGCTGTTCGTGCTCGACCAGCGCGATGGCCGCGTCGAGCAGTCACTCGAGCGGGTGAACGCGGCAGCGGCTGCGGCGCCGAAGGATGCGTCGCTCGCGCGCCTCGTCGGCGACATCGCCGCGCGCACCGGCAAGCTCGACGTCGCGGAGGCGAGCTTCCGGCGCGCGATCGAGATCGATCCGAACCAGCTCGAGAGCTACGGGCGCCTCGCGGGCCTCTACAACGCGACGGGACGCGGCGCCCAGGTGATCAAGACCTACGAAGACGCGCTCGCGCGCAACCCCAAGTCCGGCGAGCTGCACCTCGTGCTCGGCATCCTCAAGGAGGCGCAGGGCGGCAAGCAGATCGACGCCGCGATGGCGCACTACGAAGAGGCGATCAAGCTGAACGGCGAGCTCGCCGCGGCGAAGAACAACCTCGCGTACTGGCTGGCCGAGCGCGGGCAGGATCTCGACCGCGCGCTCGACCTCGCGCAGGAAGCCAAGGCGACGCTCTCGAAGAATCCACGCACGAACCCGTCCTCGGCCGACACGCTGGGCTGGGTCTTCTACAAGAAGAACCTGCCCGAAGCGGCGGTGAACTACCTGCGCGAAGCCGTGAGCGGCTTCGATCCGACGATTCCTTCGGACGCGCAGACGCGCCCGCTCGTGCGCCACCACCTCGCGCTCGCGCTCCACGCCCTCGGCGACAAGGCCGAGGCCAAGAACGAGTGGACCCTCGCGCTGTCCGAGTACTCGGCGCTCCCCAAAGCACCGAACGCCGCCGAGCCGGCCTGGGTCAGAGACGCGCGCGCAGGCCTCGCCGCGGCGGGCGGGGCCTGA
- a CDS encoding sigma-54-dependent Fis family transcriptional regulator has protein sequence MSLLGASVLVVEDNATLRRAIARALEGRCERVVEAETCAQAREHVAANDAFTVVLTDLRLPDGDGIEVLRAVRARDSRSAVVLMTAHGTIASAVEAMREGAVDFLQKPFELAELEARTLRAASHARLVGEVTELRAERGARRSRGALVGRHPALLAAVALAERVAPTRSTVLVTGETGTGKELIAGLVHAASPRADGPFVKVNCAALPETLLESELFGHERGAFTSADRQRIGRFEQASGGTLFLDEIGDLSLATQSKLLRVLQEQEFHRLGGVHTLRTDARVVVATNKDLRAAIAAGEFRDDLFFRLNVITIELPPLRERVEDLERLAQHFLAEFAAELGRPRTGFTPAALARIRAHAWPGNVRELRNAIERAVLMGDGPQLEASDLALTHGEVATGRPGWRPQLPASGLGLAEVERAVVLEALERCGWVQKEAAAWLRISRRKLNYLIQQMGITHATWRRNRDTD, from the coding sequence GTGAGCTTGCTCGGGGCGAGCGTCCTCGTCGTCGAGGACAACGCGACGCTGCGCCGCGCGATCGCGCGCGCGCTCGAGGGCCGCTGCGAGCGCGTCGTCGAGGCAGAAACCTGCGCGCAGGCACGCGAGCACGTCGCCGCGAACGACGCCTTCACCGTCGTGTTGACCGATCTGCGTTTGCCCGACGGCGACGGCATCGAGGTGCTGCGCGCGGTGCGGGCGCGTGATTCGCGCAGTGCGGTGGTGCTGATGACCGCGCACGGCACGATCGCGTCCGCGGTGGAAGCGATGCGCGAAGGCGCCGTCGATTTCCTGCAGAAGCCGTTCGAGCTCGCGGAGCTGGAGGCGCGCACCCTGCGCGCGGCTTCGCACGCGCGGCTCGTCGGCGAAGTCACCGAGCTGCGCGCCGAGCGCGGCGCGCGCCGCTCGCGCGGTGCGCTCGTGGGCCGGCATCCCGCACTGCTCGCGGCCGTCGCGCTGGCCGAGCGCGTCGCGCCCACGCGCTCGACGGTGCTCGTCACCGGCGAGACCGGCACGGGCAAGGAGCTGATCGCGGGCCTGGTGCACGCCGCATCGCCGCGCGCTGACGGGCCCTTCGTGAAGGTGAACTGCGCGGCGCTGCCCGAGACGCTGCTCGAGTCGGAGCTGTTCGGGCACGAGCGCGGCGCCTTCACGAGCGCCGATCGCCAGCGTATCGGTCGCTTCGAGCAGGCCAGCGGCGGCACGCTGTTCCTCGACGAGATCGGCGATCTCTCGCTCGCCACGCAATCGAAGCTGCTACGCGTGCTGCAGGAGCAGGAGTTCCACCGCCTCGGCGGCGTGCACACGCTGCGCACCGATGCGCGCGTGGTGGTCGCGACGAACAAGGATCTGCGCGCGGCGATCGCGGCGGGCGAGTTTCGCGACGACCTGTTCTTCCGGCTCAACGTGATCACGATCGAGCTGCCGCCGCTGCGCGAGCGCGTGGAAGATCTCGAACGCCTCGCGCAGCACTTCCTCGCCGAGTTCGCGGCCGAGCTGGGGCGCCCGCGCACGGGCTTCACGCCGGCCGCGCTCGCGCGCATTCGCGCCCACGCCTGGCCCGGCAACGTGCGCGAGCTGCGCAACGCGATCGAGCGCGCCGTGCTGATGGGCGACGGCCCCCAGCTCGAGGCCAGCGACCTCGCGCTCACGCATGGCGAAGTCGCGACGGGGCGGCCTGGCTGGCGTCCGCAGCTGCCGGCGTCCGGGCTGGGCCTCGCCGAGGTCGAGCGCGCGGTGGTGCTGGAGGCGCTGGAGCGCTGCGGCTGGGTCCAGAAGGAAGCTGCGGCCTGGCTGCGCATCTCGCGCCGCAAGCTGAACTACCTGATCCAGCAAATGGGCATCACGCACGCAACCTGGCGGCGCAATCGGGACACTGACTAG